In Fundulus heteroclitus isolate FHET01 chromosome 16, MU-UCD_Fhet_4.1, whole genome shotgun sequence, a single genomic region encodes these proteins:
- the si:dkeyp-113d7.1 gene encoding zinc finger protein 84, protein MTDLEAECLGLGLPPDCGSPPPLLDGALQADCGAGPGGAAPAPTLALLSSDCATPTLSSLAAEIAEPLVMLPCVKSEPEDVDLDPIRTVDLSEIQPLSTAELGHDQIKMEISGLDYIKSEHHGQNQLGPFHHCDASDLDYKSHYEPCSVFDYISQVTDTLDYIKSDHAVDLHCYYSAGLGAIKSEYPESHGVAAHLHHNGLESIHMAELRTELNKLRPDALLLDAMGKPDHDFGDGTLYELQPAAAGRAGPAGAAKTQSPTVRKPRNMQGEKPFSCTQCGKNFSTLGNLKTHQRIHTGERPYTCSQCGKSFGQAGNLKRHQLIHTGQKPYVCAHCPKGFTKADDLRSHQRLHTGERPFICAACGKSFGQSKELKAHQLSHTGERPFCCQHCGKSFTKETSYRNHVQIHTGEKPFTCSQCGKTFSNSGVLKTHEKIHTGERPFGCTQCGKSFGRLGHLKAHQQIHTGERPYACPRCGKTFSQSGHLKAHEQIHKRERGDGAGGGGASSDGGGAMSGGDSSS, encoded by the exons ATGACGGACTTGGAGGCTGAGTGTCTGGGCCTCGGGCTGCCGCCGGACTGCGGTTCCCCTCCCCCGCTTCTGGACGGCGCCCTGCAGGCGGACTGCGGCGCGGGACCCGGCGGGGCGGCGCCGGCGCCCACCCTGGCCCTCCTCTCCTCGGACTGCGCCACGCCCACGCTCAGCTCGCTGGCGGCGGAGATCGCCGAGCCGCTGGTGATGCTGCCGTGCGTGAAGAGCGAGCCGGAGGACGTGGACCTGGACCCCATCCGGACCGTGGACCTGTCCGAGATCCAGCCGCTGTCCACCGCCGAGCTGGGCCACGACCAGATCAAGATGGAGATCAGCGGTCTGGACTACATCAAGTCCGAGCACCACGGCCAGAACCAGCTGGGCCCGTTCCACCACTGCGACGCGTCCGACCTGGACTACAAGTCGCACTACGAGCCCTGCTCCGTGTTCGACTACATCTCCCAG GTCACAGACACCCTGGACTACATCAAGTCGGACCACGCCGTGGACCTCCACTGCTACTACAGCGCCGGGCTCGGCGCCATCAAGTCCGAGTACCCAGAATCCCACGGCGTGGCGGCCCACCTGCACCACAACGGCCTGGAGTCCATCCACATGGCCGAGCTGCGCACCGAGCTCAACAAGCTGCGGCCCGACGCGCTGCTGCTGGACGCCATGGGCAAACCCGACCACGACTTCGGCGACGGCACGCTGTACGAGCTGCAGCCCGCCGCGGCGGGGCGGGCGGGCCCGGCCGGCGCCGCCAAGACCCAGAGTCCCACGGTGCGGAAGCCCCGGAACATGCAGGGGGAGAAACCGTTCTCCTGCACCCAGTGTGGAAAGAACTTCAGCACCCTGGGCAACCTGAAGACCCACCAGCGCATCCACACCGGCGAGCGGCCCTACACCTGCTCGCAGTGCGGCAAGAGCTTCGGCCAGGCCGGCAACCTCAAGCGGCACCAGCTGATCCACACGGGCCAGAAGCCCTACGTCTGCGCCCACTGCCCCAAGGGCTTCACCAAGGCCGACGACCTGCGCTCCCACCAGCGGCTGCACACCGGCGAGCGCCCCTTCATCTGCGCCGCCTGCGGCAAGAGCTTCGGCCAGTCCAAGGAGCTGAAGGCGCACCAGCTGAGCCACACGGGCGAGCGGCCCTTCTGCTGCCAGCACTGCGGCAAGAGCTTCACCAAGGAGACCAGCTACCGCAACCACGTGCAGATCCACACGGGCGAGAAGCCCTTCACCTGCTCGCAGTGCGGCAAGACTTTCAGCAACTCTGGCGTCCTCAAGACCCACGAGAAGATCCACACGGGCGAGCGGCCGTTCGGCTGCACGCAGTGCGGCAAGAGCTTCGGCCGCCTGGGCCACCTGAAGGCGCACCAGCAGATCCACACGGGCGAGCGGCCGTACGCCTGCCCCCGCTGCGGCAAGACTTTCAGCCAATCAGGGCACCTCAAAGCACACGAGCAGATCCACAAGCGGGAGCGGGGCGACGGCGCCGGGGGGGGCGGAGCCAGCAGCGACGGCGGCGGCGCCATGAGCGGCGGCGACAGCAGCAGCTAG
- the si:dkeyp-113d7.10 gene encoding uncharacterized protein si:dkeyp-113d7.10 → MNGAVYISFFQGQLESVLEQVVQLAVQEISKSVGSSLNALLLETAAKEQENRRLRTQLQTREGREGRGSTSPEDGGSAAVGRSSKAGDERGDGGRTKPEPRGAGARGGEPVTSVDPRRLEQRGRVVDQLKSVMEQVLAFALRELTKIVEASFDDLLLEITKMEKEQQTLEEKLGRSSERGGAEKGRGGRRRGSVNDSVSPSGSEDTREEPAEESKETPPPPAEGPERPPDRPAPQDWVPILDKVFGQKWCSEVWPMKGEGGDGCGDGRSLSEGGARHGDLVSSVILQPSPSSPQQDPRWTPLEDMEVFSPDDQDAADSQTTAAAAASPVPGPPLSPSDCRSSASMLHRLLTLPSQLLGDDDDAEAKETLMAMATNGGSEQRDDGEPPDRVRPEEDEEDEEEGDKGRKTKRRRVWSECEECGRRFSRMSLLKAHRQTHAGDAGGADTSSSPPAGAASPLRCSECGKRFSSNTRLHSHVRTQHPENRS, encoded by the exons ATGAACGGGGCCGTGTACATTTCGTTTTTCCAGGGCCAGCTGGAGTCCGTGCTGGAGCAGGTCGTTCAGCTCGCCGTCCAGGAAATCAGCAAGTCGGTGGGCTCCAGCCTGAACGCGCTGCTGCTGGAGACGGCCGCCAAGGAGCAGGAAAACCGCCGGCTCCGCACGCAGCTGCAGACCCGGGAGGGCCGGGAGGGCCGGGGCTCCACCTCCCCGGAGGACGGAGGCTCCGCGGCCGTCGGTAGGAGCAGCAAGGCGGGCGACGAGCGCGGCGACGGCGGCAGGACAAAGCCCGAGCCACGCGGCGCCGGAGCGCGAGGCGGCGAGCCCGTGACGTCGGTGGACCCGCGGCGCCTGGAGCAGAGAGGACGGGTCGTAG ACCAGCTGAAGTCCGTCATGGAGCAGGTCCTCGCCTTCGCTCTGCGCGAGCTCACCAAGATCGTGGAGGCGTCGTTCGACGACCTTCTGCTGGAGATCACCAAGAtggagaaggagcagcagaCGCTGGAGGAGAAGCTGGGGAGGAGCTCCGAGCGCGGGGGGGCAGAGAAGGGGCGAGGAGGGAGGAGGCGGGGCTCCGTCAACGACTCGGTGTCACCCAGCGGGTCCGAGGACACCCGGGAGGAACCGGCCGAGGAGTCCAAGGagacgccgccgccgccggcagAAG GACCCGAGCGTCCCCCGGACCGCCCCGCCCCCCAGGACTGGGTTCCCATCCTGGACAAGGTCTTCGGCCAGAAATGGTGCAGCGAAGTCTGGCCGATGAAAGGCGAAGGCGGCGACGGCTGCGGCGATGGGCGGAGCCTGAGTGAGGGGGGGGCTCGCCATGGAGACCTCGTCTCCTCGGTGATCCTGCAgccctccccctcctccccccagcAGGACCCCCGCTGGACTCCTCTGGAGGACATGGAGGTGTTTTCTCCTGATGATCAAGATGCTGCCGACAGTCAGACTACagctgccgccgccgcctcaCCTGTCCCTGGACCCCCCCTCAGCCCTTCAG ACTGCCGCTCCTCCGCCTCCATGCTGCACCGCCTCCTCACGCTGCCGTCTCAGCTGCTGGGCGACGACGACGACGCCGAGGCCAAGGAGACGCTGATGGCCATGGCGACCAACGGCGGCAGCGAGCAGCGGGACGACGGCGAGCCGCCCGACCGGGTCCGGccggaggaggacgaggaggacgaggaggagggaGACAAGGGGAGGAAG ACGAAGCGGCGCCGCGTGTGGTCCGAATGCGAGGAGTGCGGCCGCAGGTTCAGCCGGATGTCGCTCCTGAAGGCCCACCGCCAGACTCACGCCGGCGATGCGGGCGGCGCCGACACGTCCTCGTCTCCGCCGGCCGGCGCCGCCTCGCCGCTCCGCTGCTCCGAGTGCGGCAAGAGGTTCTCCTCCAACACGCGGCTCCACAGCCACGTCCGGACCCAGCACCCGGAGAACCGGTCCTGA